AATACCGTCTGCTGGGCCGAGAGAAGGATCTCGAATGGAGGCCATTGCTGGTTGTCGTCCGAGGTCATAGTCGTCCTCTCGTGAACGTTGTTTCTGAGGCGTACTGTCCCGCCATCGTGTTATCCAGACTCCTCCGTGATTTTCCCACCAGTCCCTTCGACGATGCGAACCTCCCGATCACTCTCCTCGAGGAGTTTCCGACGAACCCCCGAGAAGTGCTCTGTGTGGTCGCCATGTTCCCCGACGACGATGATTTCTGCGTCTACCTCGTCGGCGTACTCGAGGATGACATCGTGTGGACTCCCGTGTCGAGTGTCTCCCACGACGCGAACGTCTTCTGTTGCTGCCATCTCCGCGACCTCTTCGATGCATATTGCGGCGTGATCAGCAGCGTAGATAGTCGCCAGTTCCGCCGAACTGAGGGCAGTATCGTCGAAGCGACGCTGGTCGACGGCACAGATGACATGCAGCGGTACCCCGCGATCTGCTGCGAGTTCGATTGCCTGTTTGGCCGCCTGTCTGGCGTATTCGCTGCCATCAGTGGCCAACAGAATTGATCCCATGCGTGGTGACTCAACAGGAAGCGAGTTAGTTCTTGTAGGGAACCCCCTACTCGCTCGGCCCTTGGGAGTGGTGTTAACGCCTGACGCTCTTGTGGCGGAGATTGTTGATACAGTTTCCTGCCGTCGGCTCGAGTCAAGACTTGGCCGCCAGAGTCACTGAGATGCAAGTTCGCGATCTATTGCACTCGCCGCAGAATCGCAGGACGGCTCCGCATCAACAATGTGCTACACAAGAGCGACGCCTGAAATTAGCTCAAGACGAATGTTCC
This genomic stretch from Natrinema sp. HArc-T2 harbors:
- a CDS encoding universal stress protein; protein product: MGSILLATDGSEYARQAAKQAIELAADRGVPLHVICAVDQRRFDDTALSSAELATIYAADHAAICIEEVAEMAATEDVRVVGDTRHGSPHDVILEYADEVDAEIIVVGEHGDHTEHFSGVRRKLLEESDREVRIVEGTGGKITEESG